One genomic region from Streptomyces sp. NBC_00457 encodes:
- a CDS encoding xanthine dehydrogenase family protein molybdopterin-binding subunit: MPTNDAPIGAPTKVTQGSHTKGGIGESTLRPDGTLKVTGEFAYSSDMWHEDMLWGQILRSTVAHAEIVSIDTGEALATPGVYAVMTYDDLPTDVKNYGLEIQDTPVLAHGKVRHHGEPVAIVAADHPETARRAAAKIKVEYRELPVITDEASATAPDALLVHEGRDDHHFGHVPHPNIVHRQPIVRGDVSAARERADVVVEGEYTFGMQDQAFLGPESGLAVPDEDGGVHLYIATQWLHSDLRQIAPVLGLPESKVRMTLSGVGGAFGGREDLSMQIHACLLALRTGKPVKIVYNRFESFFGHVHRHPAKLYYEHGATKDGRLTHLKCRIVLDGGAYASASPAVVGNAASLSVGPYVVDDVDIEAIALYTNNPPCGAMRGFGAVQACFAYEAQMDKLAAKLGMDPVEFRRLNAMEQGTIMPTGQPVDSPAPVAELLRRVKAIPMPPERQWESSEGADVRQLPGGLSNTTHGEGVVRGVGYAVGIKNVGFSEGFDDYSTARVRMEVVGGEPVATVHTAMAEVGQGGVTVHAQIARTELGVTQVTIRPADTQVGSAGSTSASRQTYVTGGAVKNACELVRERVLEIGRRKFGTYHPAWATAELLLEGGKVVTDGGEVLADLVDVLEDEAVEVEEEWRHRPTEAFDLRTGQGNGHVQYSFAAHRAVVEVDTELGLVKVIELACAQDVGKALNPLSVIGQIQGGTVQGLGVAVMEEIIVDPKTAKVRNPSFTDYLIPTILDTPTIPVDVLELADDHAPYGLRGVGEAPTLSSTPAVLAAIRNATGLELNRTPVRPEHLTGTA, translated from the coding sequence ATGCCCACCAACGACGCTCCCATCGGCGCTCCCACCAAGGTCACCCAGGGCTCCCACACCAAGGGCGGCATCGGCGAGTCCACCCTCCGCCCGGACGGCACCCTCAAGGTCACCGGCGAGTTCGCGTACTCGTCCGACATGTGGCACGAGGACATGCTCTGGGGCCAGATCCTGCGCTCCACGGTCGCGCACGCCGAGATCGTGTCCATCGACACGGGCGAGGCCCTCGCCACGCCCGGCGTGTACGCCGTCATGACCTACGACGACCTGCCGACCGACGTCAAGAACTACGGCCTGGAGATCCAGGACACCCCGGTCCTCGCCCACGGCAAGGTCCGCCACCACGGCGAGCCCGTCGCGATCGTCGCCGCCGACCACCCGGAGACCGCGCGCCGCGCCGCCGCCAAGATCAAGGTGGAGTACCGGGAACTGCCGGTCATCACCGACGAGGCCTCCGCGACCGCGCCGGACGCGCTCCTCGTCCACGAGGGCCGCGACGACCACCACTTCGGCCATGTCCCGCACCCGAACATCGTGCACCGCCAGCCGATCGTACGAGGCGACGTCTCCGCGGCCCGGGAGCGTGCCGACGTCGTCGTCGAGGGCGAGTACACCTTCGGCATGCAGGACCAGGCCTTCCTCGGCCCCGAGTCGGGCCTCGCGGTCCCGGACGAGGACGGCGGCGTCCACCTCTACATCGCCACCCAGTGGCTGCACAGCGACCTGCGGCAGATCGCCCCGGTCCTCGGCCTGCCCGAGAGCAAGGTCCGTATGACGCTGTCCGGCGTCGGTGGCGCGTTCGGCGGCCGTGAGGACCTGTCGATGCAGATCCACGCCTGTCTGCTCGCCCTGCGCACCGGCAAGCCCGTCAAGATCGTCTACAACCGCTTCGAGTCCTTCTTCGGACACGTCCACCGCCACCCCGCGAAGCTGTACTACGAGCACGGCGCCACGAAGGACGGCAGGCTCACCCATCTGAAGTGCCGGATCGTCCTGGACGGCGGCGCCTACGCGTCGGCCTCCCCGGCGGTCGTCGGCAACGCCGCGTCGCTGAGCGTCGGCCCGTACGTGGTCGACGACGTGGACATCGAGGCGATCGCCCTCTACACCAACAACCCGCCCTGCGGCGCCATGCGCGGCTTCGGCGCGGTCCAGGCGTGCTTCGCCTACGAGGCGCAGATGGACAAGCTGGCCGCCAAGCTCGGCATGGACCCGGTGGAGTTCCGCCGGCTCAACGCCATGGAGCAGGGCACGATCATGCCGACCGGCCAGCCGGTCGACTCCCCGGCCCCGGTCGCCGAACTCCTGCGCCGCGTCAAGGCGATTCCGATGCCGCCGGAGCGCCAGTGGGAGAGCAGCGAGGGCGCGGACGTACGGCAGCTGCCCGGCGGTCTGTCCAACACCACGCACGGTGAAGGCGTCGTACGCGGTGTCGGCTACGCCGTCGGCATCAAGAACGTCGGCTTCTCCGAGGGCTTCGACGACTACTCGACTGCCCGCGTCCGCATGGAGGTTGTCGGCGGCGAGCCCGTCGCCACCGTGCACACCGCGATGGCGGAGGTCGGCCAGGGCGGCGTCACCGTCCACGCGCAGATCGCCCGCACCGAGCTGGGCGTCACGCAGGTGACCATCCGTCCGGCGGACACGCAGGTCGGCTCGGCGGGTTCGACGTCGGCCTCGCGCCAGACGTATGTCACGGGCGGCGCGGTGAAGAACGCGTGCGAGCTGGTCCGGGAGCGGGTGCTGGAGATCGGCCGCCGCAAGTTCGGTACGTACCACCCGGCTTGGGCGACCGCCGAGCTGCTCCTGGAGGGCGGCAAGGTCGTCACCGACGGCGGCGAGGTACTGGCCGACCTGGTGGACGTCCTCGAAGACGAGGCCGTCGAGGTCGAGGAGGAGTGGCGGCACCGGCCCACCGAGGCCTTCGACCTGCGCACCGGCCAGGGCAACGGCCACGTCCAGTACAGCTTCGCCGCGCACCGCGCCGTCGTCGAGGTCGACACCGAGCTGGGCCTGGTCAAGGTCATCGAGCTGGCCTGCGCCCAGGACGTCGGCAAGGCCCTCAACCCGCTGTCCGTCATCGGCCAGATCCAGGGCGGCACGGTACAGGGCCTGGGCGTCGCGGTGATGGAAGAGATCATCGTCGACCCCAAGACGGCCAAGGTCAGGAACCCCTCCTTCACGGACTACCTGATCCCCACCATCCTCGACACCCCGACCATCCCGGTCGACGTCCTCGAACTCGCCGACGACCACGCCCCCTACGGCCTCCGCGGCGTCGGCGAAGCCCCAACCCTCTCCTCAACTCCAGCCGTCCTCGCGGCAATCCGCAACGCGACGGGCCTGGAGCTGAACAGAACGCCGGTACGCCCGGAACACCTGACGGGCACGGCGTAA
- a CDS encoding (2Fe-2S)-binding protein, with protein sequence MRVNFTVNGRPQEADDVWEGESLLYVLRERLGLPGSKNACEQGECGSCTVRLDGVPVCSCLVAAGQVEGREVVTVEGLADYAKQRSCGDTCGTSLDEAKGWQAKGTDSQTGEGTELSPIQQAFIDAGAVQCGFCTPGLLVAADEMLESNPNPTDADIREALSGNLCRCTGYEKIMDAVRLAAARQGEAV encoded by the coding sequence ATGCGTGTGAACTTCACGGTCAACGGCCGTCCCCAGGAAGCCGACGACGTGTGGGAGGGCGAGTCCCTGCTGTACGTGCTGCGTGAGCGGCTCGGCCTGCCGGGTTCGAAGAACGCCTGCGAGCAGGGCGAGTGCGGTTCGTGCACGGTCCGCCTCGACGGTGTGCCGGTGTGCTCGTGCCTGGTCGCCGCCGGTCAGGTGGAGGGCCGCGAGGTCGTCACGGTCGAGGGCCTGGCGGACTACGCCAAGCAGCGCTCCTGCGGCGACACTTGCGGAACCTCGCTCGACGAGGCCAAGGGCTGGCAGGCCAAGGGCACCGACTCGCAGACCGGCGAGGGCACGGAACTCTCCCCGATCCAGCAGGCGTTCATCGACGCCGGCGCCGTCCAGTGCGGCTTCTGCACGCCGGGTCTGCTGGTCGCCGCCGACGAGATGCTGGAGAGCAACCCCAACCCGACCGACGCGGACATCCGCGAGGCGCTGTCGGGCAACCTGTGCCGCTGCACCGGCTACGAGAAGATCATGGACGCGGTCCGGCTGGCGGCCGCCCGGCAGGGAGAGGCGGTCTAG
- a CDS encoding FAD binding domain-containing protein: protein MDFLRPASWEEALAAKAEHPTAVPIAGGTDVMVEINFDHRRPEYLLDLNRIGELSEWEAGEDTVRLGASVPYAKIMEQLRPELPGLALASHTVASPQIRNRGGVGGNLGTASPAGDAHPALLAAGAEVEVESVRGSRLIPIDEFYTGVKRNALAADELIRAVHIKKADGPQQYSKVGTRNAMVIAVCAFGLALHPETRTVRTGIGSAAPTPVRAKAAEEFLNAALEEGGFWDNGKIITPSVAKQFAELCSGACNPIDDVRGTASYRRHAVGVMARRTLTWTWESYRGARRITEGAA from the coding sequence ATGGACTTCCTTCGCCCCGCCAGCTGGGAGGAGGCGCTCGCCGCGAAGGCCGAGCACCCCACCGCTGTGCCGATTGCGGGCGGCACCGATGTGATGGTCGAGATCAACTTCGACCACCGCCGGCCCGAGTACCTGCTCGACCTGAACCGCATCGGCGAGCTCTCCGAGTGGGAGGCCGGCGAGGACACCGTGCGGCTCGGTGCCTCCGTCCCGTACGCCAAGATCATGGAGCAGCTGCGTCCCGAGCTGCCGGGCCTGGCCCTCGCCTCGCACACGGTCGCCTCCCCGCAGATCCGCAACCGCGGCGGCGTCGGCGGCAACCTCGGCACCGCCTCCCCGGCCGGTGACGCCCACCCCGCCCTCCTCGCGGCCGGCGCCGAGGTCGAGGTCGAGTCGGTGCGCGGCTCCCGTCTCATCCCGATCGACGAGTTCTACACCGGCGTGAAGCGCAACGCGCTCGCCGCCGACGAGCTGATCAGGGCCGTACACATCAAGAAGGCCGACGGGCCGCAGCAGTACTCCAAGGTCGGCACCCGCAACGCCATGGTCATCGCGGTGTGCGCCTTCGGTCTGGCGCTGCACCCCGAGACACGCACCGTCCGCACCGGCATCGGCTCGGCCGCCCCCACCCCGGTCCGCGCGAAGGCGGCGGAGGAGTTCCTGAACGCGGCGCTCGAAGAGGGCGGCTTCTGGGACAACGGCAAGATCATCACCCCGTCGGTCGCCAAGCAGTTCGCGGAGCTGTGCTCCGGCGCCTGCAACCCGATCGACGACGTCCGGGGCACCGCGAGCTACCGCCGGCACGCGGTCGGCGTCATGGCCCGCCGCACGCTGACCTGGACCTGGGAGTCGTACCGCGGCGCCCGCCGCATCACCGAGGGAGCTGCGTAA